In Solanum stenotomum isolate F172 chromosome 6, ASM1918654v1, whole genome shotgun sequence, one DNA window encodes the following:
- the LOC125867051 gene encoding WAT1-related protein At5g40240-like — protein sequence MWSSRVVIITVLIILECIEVGLNTLNKAATIRGMSNFVFIFYANALALFFLVPSTFIYHRMRPCRKLNFSIFSRMILLAFLSCSVQILLCFGIGYSNPILASAMTDVVPAFTFLIAVIAGMEKLGLRLKSSLAKFIGTTILILGALLMTFYRGPPIFSNQSITPSNNFHQLHISTKSNWILGGFLLATANLLLAILYIVQAWTIIDYPEEFVVTTVTCGLVTIISGVVGLIAEQNLSSWRLKPDLELITVCYAAILMIVLRSLVFIWALKKKGPVFVVMIKPLGMIAAVIMGVIFLGDVLHVGNIIGGMIIALGFYCVMWGKAKEEMCVEDISKDSTRVSLLHRQCDNNA from the exons ATGTGGAGCTCAAGGGTGGTGATAATAACAGTGTTGATTATATTAGAATGCATAGAAGTTGGTTTAAACACACTCAATAAAGCTGCTACTATTAGAGGAATGAGCAATTTTGTCTTCATTTTCTATGCCAATGCCTTGGCTTTGTTCTTCCTTGTACCTTCTACCTTCATCTATCATAG AATGAGGCCTTGCAGAAAGCTCAATTTTTCTATATTCTCTAGGATGATTCTTCTTGCCTTCCTCAG CTGCTCTGTACAAATATTGTTGTGCTTTGGGATAGGGTATAGCAATCCAATTTTGGCCTCAGCAATGACAGATGTTGTTCCAGCTTTTACTTTCCTAATTGCTGTAATTGCAGG GATGGAAAAGTTGGGATTAAGGTTGAAAAGCAGTCTGGCAAAGTTTATTGGGACAACAATATTAATACTTGGGGCACTGCTTATGACTTTTTATAGAGGCCCTCCAATTTTTTCAAATCAATCAATTACACCCTCCAATAATTTTCATCAACTTCACATCAGTACAAAATCAAATTGGATCCTTGGAGGATTTCTCCTTGCTACTGCTAATTTGCTACTTGCAATCTTGTACATAGTccag GCATGGACTATAATTGATTATCCAGAAGAATTCGTGGTGACTACTGTTACTTGTGGCTTAGTAACAATTATTTCAGGTGTGGTTGGATTAATTGCTGAACAAAATTTGAGTTCTTGGAGACTTAAACCAGATTTGGAGTTGATTACTGTTTGTTATGCT GCAATTTTGATGATTGTCCTTAGAAGTCTAGTTTTTATTTGGgcattgaagaagaaaggacCTGTTTTTGTTGTAATGATAAAGCCACTTGGAATGATAGCTGCAGTCATAATGGGGGTCATTTTTCTTGGTGATGTTCTTCATGTTGGAAA TATAATTGGTGGAATGATCATAGCTTTGGGTTTCTATTGTGTGATGTGGGGAAAAGCTAAAGAGGAAATGTGTGTTGAAGACATAAGCAAGGATTCTACAAGAGTATCGTTACTACATAGGCAATGTGATAATAATGCATGa